One region of Chloroflexota bacterium genomic DNA includes:
- a CDS encoding CoA transferase, which translates to MHDNLPDTAVPGQSLPLTGVRVLDLSWIIAGPTATRFLAMMGAEVIKVGSARRPDPSTRGAPFQAYNQSKLYAALNISRPEGLELALSLVSLSDIVVENFAAGVIERLGLGYDALRQAKSDIIMVSSSGTGHSGPDKDYVAYGSLLQYYTGWNSISGYPNSEPIKGGLWADPWVGMELAMIATAALNHRAATGEGNYIDFSMAEALTASLPEALLDYQMNDRVPQPMGNADTHHAPHNVYRCKGDDRWLAIAVRTDDEWCRLCTIIGRPDLADDISLSGAHGRRDHAALIDAAITEWTRKHDDYDAMQILQDAGISAAPYLDPQRVFTDSQLREGGFFTALTTSDGERRDLPALGWRFDGGPAPRITAAPVLGQHNAYVYGELLGLSDDEIHDLIERQIIY; encoded by the coding sequence ATGCACGACAACCTGCCCGATACAGCCGTGCCCGGACAATCCCTGCCGTTGACCGGCGTGCGCGTGCTTGACCTTAGCTGGATAATAGCCGGCCCCACTGCAACGCGCTTTCTCGCGATGATGGGCGCGGAGGTCATAAAGGTGGGCAGCGCGCGCCGTCCGGATCCGTCCACGCGAGGTGCACCGTTTCAAGCATACAACCAGTCCAAACTCTACGCCGCGCTGAATATATCGCGTCCGGAAGGCTTGGAACTCGCGCTGTCCCTCGTCTCATTGTCGGATATTGTTGTGGAGAACTTCGCGGCAGGCGTAATCGAACGGCTTGGGCTTGGCTACGACGCGCTGCGACAGGCGAAATCGGACATTATCATGGTGTCGTCGTCCGGCACTGGGCACTCCGGTCCGGACAAGGACTATGTGGCATACGGCAGTCTGCTACAGTACTACACCGGCTGGAACTCCATTTCCGGCTATCCGAATTCCGAGCCGATCAAGGGTGGGCTGTGGGCTGATCCGTGGGTCGGCATGGAACTCGCGATGATTGCCACTGCCGCGCTCAACCACCGTGCCGCCACCGGCGAGGGAAACTACATCGACTTCTCCATGGCGGAGGCGCTGACGGCAAGCCTTCCGGAAGCGCTGCTCGACTACCAGATGAACGACCGTGTGCCGCAACCGATGGGCAACGCGGACACGCACCACGCGCCGCATAATGTCTATCGCTGCAAGGGCGATGACCGCTGGCTTGCGATAGCCGTGCGGACCGATGACGAGTGGTGCCGGCTCTGTACCATCATCGGCAGACCGGATTTGGCAGATGACATTTCGTTGTCCGGCGCACACGGCAGGCGCGACCACGCTGCACTCATCGATGCCGCAATCACCGAATGGACGCGCAAACACGACGACTACGACGCCATGCAAATCCTGCAGGACGCCGGCATATCCGCCGCGCCGTACTTAGATCCGCAGCGCGTCTTCACTGATTCACAATTGCGCGAAGGCGGCTTCTTCACCGCACTTACGACAAGCGATGGAGAACGGCGCGACCTGCCCGCGTTAGGCTGGCGCTTCGATGGCGGTCCCGCGCCGCGCATCACCGCCGCGCCCGTATTAGGGCAGCAC